The genomic stretch AAACCGGAAGAGAGCTATGGAGTACACTTTAACGTTGGTACTAGATCATTAAAGATCAGATCGTCTGAGGTAAGATGGCTTATCTAGTACTAGTTAGGATCTGTCACCTCACGTGTCGACATGCGCGCAACCAATTGAGTGAGCTAGCAAAATATTTTACCTTCCCACGATCAATATTCGCTATGTTTGTTTCCCTATAACTATCCCAGAAACCTAGCTTACCACACATAACAGAATATACTATCCGGTTTCCACTTGCTTGCCAACGAGGTGCTAGTACGGTGTGAAAAAATGTAAAAATATATAAAGACGATGACCTCCTGGCTTCAAAATCTCGACCTCGCTCTGAACAATTGTTGGATTCCGGCATTTCGCTTACGGATTAGAACTCGCACGTACATAAAAACTTGTAGCCGCCTTTTGATTTTCTTAGCCTCTCACGGCTCGACGCAAATCTTTGATGGAGACCAAAGTGACCTTGAGTGTATATACAGACAGACAAAGAAACCTAGACCAACAAATTATTACCAGTCCTAATAGGACACCAATGAGACTTACCAAATAAGCTGACCGACTAGTACTAGGAAAAGTGTTTTTGGCTCCCGAGCTCTAGTGCTCTCGCCATTTAAAAATTAAAGGATATTTTAACAAATAACtaaaaaattagaaaataatTTTGGGGACTGTCAATGATACATCTCACAGTCATGGAAAATCTCAACCCTAAATCCGTTTTATTTTGTGctagacaaaaataacaaaatctgatatgttttgaGAGATTTGTAAATTACTACTCAGATCTacacttttattatttttgtgtagaTCAGAATATAAAGTATTCGGAGATGATATTTTACAGGTTTGTGGCATACAACATTGACTATATACAGATTTGTTTTCAGGATTTTTTGAAgcttaaaaatatatttttttatttttttttaagaaacaGGATAGTGGtgaccatgtgcaccaaatctctatccCTAGTACTACTACTTACCAAAGCTAACTCAAGTACTACAGGTCAACAAAAAAGAAAACGCACGTCTTACTACTACCACTTGGACTCGAGCTAGTACTAGCTCGTTGGCACTAACTAGGAAACTTACTAACCCGCTTAACAGAGATTATTTAACACTAAGTCAATTTAACACTTTATAGGTAAGATTATTGCTAACAGAGGCGTGTTGGGTAGTGGGATAGTTCGCGGGCGGAGGCGACTACGGTGGTGGAGGAGTATGCGGCGCTCAGATCGGATGATTTGTAATATCCGTAAACTTGACAACACTTTGGTACAAACGAAATTCCAGCAGTGCGCTAGCTGGCTGCATGCAAAGTCAACACTTTGCTTCGTTGTTTATCATACTACACGAGCAGCGGTATAAACCGCGTCTAACTGCACCGACGAAACACAGTTTATCGTTGCGCATCCTTTACGAGTCTAAATGCAAAGAATACACCTAGATCGATCTATGGGAGCCAGACTTCATGTGCATGCATGAGCCAGCAGTGTGATATCGATCACTAGGTCATACGGACGAGTACATGAGGCACATTCTTTCATGTGGAAAGACGTGCAATGAATCATCCTACTTCTCAAGGAAAAATACGCACCGGCTCCAAAATATTTGTCGCACGTTTCAACAAATTTATATGTATTTTAGCTTATAAGTTCAGTAAATTTGCGATAAGTATTTATGGCAAGAGGGAATACAATATCTCTCTCTGGGGAGATTTAATCTCTAGCTGATTAGAATAGGCTTTGATACAAGCCAAGCACACGCTTACTTCAGACCCTTCAACAGTTGACTGTTGACTGAATTAAGATATGGAGAGATCTGTTCAAGCATTTAATGCTACCTAGTTGAGGTGCAAGTCAACTGACTGCATGCTGCCCTTATTACTTATCGCATCACCAACTGAATTCAAGACCCAAAGCGTGAGTTCGGCATGCAAATATCGCCATGCACAGCTTCCGCCGCTATATAAGCCCACAAAACCCTCAGCATCCAACTCATCTCACACTCCACCAAGCTCACAAAGTCACACACAATGGCTACTAAGCTTGCAGCTCTTGGCTTTATTGTCCTCCTGAGCATTGGGTTTACCGATGCTTCGAGGATGCTCGCTAGCTCATCCAGtgcatcaggaggaggaggtgggggaggcggcggaggtggtAGTGATGGCGGGAGTGGTTGGGGTTCAGGAGGTGGAAAAGGTGGTGCCTCGGGATATGGTGGAACTTTTACATATGGGGGTAGCCAGAATAACTATGCCCAGGcagctggtggtggaggaggagaaggcgccggTGGTGGTTCAAATGGTGGAGCCGGATCTGGTTCCGGGTCTGGCTATGGTTCCGGCACTGGTGCGAGTGGTTCGG from Lolium rigidum isolate FL_2022 chromosome 4, APGP_CSIRO_Lrig_0.1, whole genome shotgun sequence encodes the following:
- the LOC124648832 gene encoding putative glycine-rich cell wall structural protein 1, yielding MATKLAALGFIVLLSIGFTDASRMLASSSSASGGGGGGGGGGGSDGGSGWGSGGGKGGASGYGGTFTYGGSQNNYAQAAGGGGGEGAGGGSNGGAGSGSGSGYGSGTGASGSASAPTGNGYAHANGNGGGEGQGAGADGTSGKGSGEGGGQGSGESGVALAPAPGAAGVSYSDAGGSGTGGGGGDNGNGGGKGGRSWAGLQRRDFWRQRQWTG